The following proteins are encoded in a genomic region of Cryptomeria japonica chromosome 11, Sugi_1.0, whole genome shotgun sequence:
- the LOC131038129 gene encoding uncharacterized protein LOC131038129 has translation MLARNILTEEETRVDPELGYPRGYAKLCRNAHLHMQGLITPYTEGPPQRFLPYALQPEDIAKVKEFNELFPIIESEERDPSSARRFADSLWQQLDHLGNAGFDPAMFRIDPYGNVLYKNADPASPLAWEVDHWFPHSRGGKTVISNLRLVQWQVNQRKQNKLEFLVPWWDLQLGVSVNQFLLIFLSKNSDFRQRAFSLLFFAGENEPFTELLVADCHSWPQHFRERKSQIGLAPAAIVRIHKQTNDTLKPQNGTPGRRRWTVEEEDALRQAVRRFGPGNWKEIKENEPLFRNRSTVQIKDKYRLVKEDWELEKENKRGYLSGKELILSTAIQKESRLKKLREDEIQRKAEEISELNKELKELQQQNEAEGLVLEDLESILIKHRRRLEKQRRWSEAQSSYRICLENMIRDTMHQSIVYKEQGRLNQAACNALMARLETQKAACDASEMDLLKRLKLREDLERLLPHSEQVGIKLHEDGTANCPPKDISLRLEESQTCLHLDTQCSDSVIIAAEGMKEDSDKYGTTETSLPHFESKEECPKILQDLRLSPEEKQLEDKSNMSLTTQKDQYKTDMDTPKVEVLPTISLRNPAMTGATKEKQRLSEAEQSDLDVLFVGYEYEGTKARGREEESVGENMTFVTSSEFKHSNFEGWSKGDCASRIGENDDLNKHYMLAEEDRECKPVEDSKLDAMLDDGLEMQGQTKTAIPDAVAEKGKEEDEAIIMNGKSNVDKWLQMLLLNPQSKENLQTENNNLPQIQSNSNATQVCETNNILEGQTMNLRFREQPPINRKTPISGGSEKKEYEIHQNPRLASASGLMVTGTSQLSCSENQVNESLDLIEKFKFLQLDCDDQKKPRSNLDNAPSAGLELPLQGNGKSNIENSTAFVQPLAVRDSEGAILDSGTEVQYEKMKHNNFNQLKDVQIGTEMPLKDNPGYTSEIREPEGMITRSDDNENSMNFKGQESRLKRSESIGYLSNAYSTTSLGGTQCKEGQSKGRNEEEGKFKAAKFTEEDGQQGLALLKNGLTASIKTCTHMWKKAVKRLEGTAVGTGQNRSD, from the exons ATGTTGGCTAGAAATATACTGACAGAGGAAGAAACAAGAGTGGATCCTGAATTGGGTTACCCCAGAGGATATGCCAAGCTCTGCAGGAATGCCCATCTTCATATGCAGGGCCTCATCACACCATACACTGAGGGGCCTCCTCAGAGATTTTTACCATATGCATTACAACCTGAAGAT ATTGCCAAGGTGAAGGAGTTCAATGAGCTATTCCCAATCATTGAATCAGAAGAAAGAGACCCATCGAGCGCTAGAAGATTTGCAGATTCTCTTTGGCAGCAACTTGATCATTTGGG aaATGCAGGATTTGATCCTGCTATGTTCAGAATAGATCCTTATGGAAATGTTCTGTACAAAAATGCAGACCCTGCTTCCCCACTTGCTTGGGAGGTTGATCACTGGTTTCCTCATTCAA GAGGAGGCAAAACAGTTATCAGCAATCTGAGGTTGGTCCAATGGCAAGTGAATCAAAGGAAGCAAAATAAACTGGAATTCCTCGTGCCATGGTGGGATCTGCAGCTTGGAGTCTCAGTTAATCAGTTTTTATTGATATTTCTGTCAAAAAATTCAGACTTCAG GCAGAGAGCATTTTCTTTGCTCTTTTTTGCAGGAGAGAATGAACCATTCACTGAACTTCTGGTGGCAGATTGTCATTCCTGGCCTCAGCATTTTCGTGAGAGGAAGAGTCAAATTGGACTTGCTCCAGCTGCTATAGTTAGGATACACAAACAGACAAATGATACCTTGAAGCCTCAAAATG GTACCCCGGGTAGAAGAAGATGGACAGTAGAAGAAGAGGATGCTCTTCGTCAAGCAGTTCGAAGATTTGGACCTGGTaactggaaagaaataaaagaaaatgaaccCTTGTTTAGGAACAGATCTACAGTACAAATCAAAGACAAG TATCGACTAGTAAAAGAAGACTGGGAGCTAGAGAAGGAGAACAAAAGAGGATATTTGTCTGGTAAGGAATTGATTTTGTCCACAGCAATTCAGAAAGAATCCAGGTTGAAGAAGCTGAGAGAGGACGAGATTCAAAGAAAAGCAGAAGAAATATCAGAACTGAACAAAGAGCTGAAAGAATTGCAACAGCAAAATGAGGCAGAAGGTCTTGTCTTGGAAGATCTTGAATCCATATTGATAAAGCACAGGAGAAGATTGGAGAAACAGAGAAGATGGTCTGAAGCACAATCCTCGTATAGAATTTGTTTGGAGAATATGATAAGAGATACTATGCACCa GAGTATTGTGTATAAAGAACAAGGAAGGTTGAACCAAGCAGCCTGCAATGCACTCATGGCAAGACTGGAAACACAGAAGGCTGCCTGTGATGCTTCTGAGATGGACCTTTTGAAGAGATTGAAGCTGAGAGAAGATCTGGAGAGACTCCTCCCTCATTCAGAACAGGTTGGGATAAAGCTTCATGAGGATGGCACTGCAAATTGCCCCCCAAAAGATATCAGCCTGAGGTTGGAGGAATCACAGACATGCTTGCACCTAGATACTCAATGTTCTGATTCTGTCATCATAGCTGCAGAGGGCATGAAGGAGGATTCTGATAAATATGGGACCACAGAAACATCACTCCCTCATTTTGAGAGTAAGGAAGAATGTCCCAAAATCTTGCAGGACTTGAGATTATCTCCAGAAGAAAAACAATTAGAGGATAAATCTAATATGTCTTTAACTACTCAAAAAGACCAGTATAAGACAGATATGGATACACCTAAGGTAGAAGTACTACCAACTATATCCTTAAGAAACCCTGCCATGACAGGAGCAACAAAGGAGAAACAGAGGCTTtcagaagcagagcagagtgacttagatgttttgtttgttggatatgagTATGAAGGAACTAAAGctagagggagagaagaagaatcTGTGGGAGAGAATATGACCTTTGTCACATCATCGGAATTCAAGCACTCCAATTTTGAAGGTTGGTCAAAAGGGGACTGTGCATCAAGAATAGGAGAGAATGATGACTTGAATAAACATTACATGTTAGCAGAAGAAGATCGAGAATGTAAACCtgtggaagatagcaaactagatgccatgttggatgatggattagaaatgcaaggacaaacAAAGACAGCCATACCAGATGCAGTTGCAGAAAAAGGAAAGGAAGAAGATGAAGCTATTATAATGAATGGCAAATCCAATGTAGACAAATGGCTGCAAATGTTGCTTTTGAATCCTCAGTCAAAAGAGAACTTACAGACAGAGAATAACAACCTTCCACAAATACAATCAAACTCCAATGCAACGCAAGTTTGTGAGACCAACAATATTTTGGAAGGACAAACGATGAATCTCAGGTTTAGAGAACAACCACCCATTAACAGAAAGACTCCCATCTCTGGAGGATCGGAGAAGAAAGAATATGAAATACATCAAAATCCAAGATTAGCTAGTGCAAGTGGTCTTATGGTAACAGGAACTTCACAGCTTTCATGCAGTGAAAATCAAGTAAATGAGAGTTTAGACCTTATAGAAAAGTTTAAGTTCCTCCAATTGGATTGTGATGATCAGAAAAAACCACGAAGTAATCTAGATAATGCACCTAGTGCAGGTTTGGAGTTACCGCTGCAAGGAAATGGCAAATCCAATATAGAAAATTCAACGGCTTTTGTACAACCACTAGCAGTGAGAGATAGTGAAGGTGCAATTTTAGATAGTGGAACAGAAGTTCAGTATGAGAAGATGAAGCATAATAATTTTAATCAACTGAAAGATGTTCAAATTGGAACCGAAATGCCTCTGAAGGACAATCCTGGATACACATCAGAAATTAGAGAACCAGAAGGAATGATTACAAGAAGCGACGATAATGAAAATTCAATGAACTTCAAAGGCCAAGAATCCAGATTAAAGAGAAGTGAGAGCATTGGATATTTGTCCAATGCATATTCTACTACTTCATTGGGGGGTACGCAGTGCAAAGAAGGACAATCCAAAGGAAGGAATGAAGAAGAGGGTAAATTTAAAGCAGCCAAATTTACAGAGGAAGATGGTCAGCAGGGACTGGCACTACTAAAGAATGGATTGACTGCATCCATAAAGACTTGTACACACATGTGGAAAAAAGCTGTTAAAAGATTAGAGGGCACAGCAGTTGGAACAGGTCAGAACAGAAGTGATTAA